One window of Mesorhizobium loti R88b genomic DNA carries:
- a CDS encoding A24 family peptidase, whose product MLEALIFVVFPFCMLFAAISDMLSMTIANRVSVLLVVVFALVAPLTGMEWAAYGWHFAAGALVLAVTFGLFAMGGMGGGDAKLLAATAVWMGLNIQLVQYLVASTLIGGLLTIAILLYRKSPLAAFTGQNPFLRHFADEKTGVPYGIALGLGGLLTYPDSPLMVWALARLAN is encoded by the coding sequence ATGCTTGAAGCCCTGATCTTTGTCGTCTTTCCGTTCTGCATGCTGTTTGCCGCGATCTCCGACATGCTGTCGATGACGATTGCCAATCGCGTGTCGGTATTGCTTGTCGTCGTCTTCGCGCTGGTCGCGCCGCTGACGGGTATGGAATGGGCAGCTTACGGTTGGCATTTCGCTGCCGGCGCCCTGGTTCTGGCCGTGACGTTCGGCCTGTTTGCGATGGGTGGTATGGGTGGGGGCGACGCCAAGCTGCTGGCCGCCACGGCCGTGTGGATGGGGCTCAATATCCAACTCGTCCAATATCTCGTGGCCTCGACATTGATCGGCGGCCTGCTGACAATCGCCATCCTGCTTTACCGGAAGTCACCGCTGGCTGCTTTTACCGGCCAAAATCCGTTCCTGCGTCATTTCGCGGATGAGAAGACCGGCGTTCCCTACGGGATCGCGCTCGGCCTGGGCGGGCTGCTGACTTATCCGGATTCGCCTTTGATGGTGTGGGCGCTGGCAAGGCTGGCGAACTGA
- a CDS encoding Flp family type IVb pilin: protein MSNLFARFVKDESGATAIEYGLIAALIALAIITGAGALGNAINAKFTAIGTTLNSSGG, encoded by the coding sequence ATGTCTAACCTTTTTGCACGTTTCGTGAAGGACGAATCCGGCGCGACCGCTATCGAGTATGGTCTGATCGCCGCTCTCATCGCGCTCGCCATCATCACCGGCGCCGGCGCACTCGGCAACGCAATCAACGCCAAGTTCACGGCTATCGGTACCACCCTGAACTCCAGCGGCGGTTGA
- a CDS encoding pilus assembly protein N-terminal domain-containing protein, with product MAVPRSSILIAVLLAATSLITPARAGAGIEVTMNQAKIVKLSRPADTIVVGNPAIADASVQDASTIVLTGKGFGVTNLVVLDQEGSPIVDAQVTVVRQAASSVRIYRRAEVQTMSCTPYCESYYKSEAEKSSETEMSGSK from the coding sequence ATGGCCGTGCCGAGATCTTCAATCCTGATTGCCGTGCTTCTTGCCGCCACAAGCTTGATCACGCCCGCCAGGGCCGGCGCCGGCATCGAGGTCACCATGAACCAGGCCAAGATCGTGAAATTGTCGCGCCCCGCCGATACGATTGTCGTCGGCAATCCAGCAATCGCCGATGCCTCCGTCCAGGACGCCTCGACGATCGTGCTCACCGGCAAGGGTTTCGGCGTCACCAATCTCGTCGTCCTCGACCAGGAGGGCAGCCCGATTGTCGACGCGCAGGTCACCGTCGTGCGGCAGGCAGCTTCATCCGTCCGCATTTACCGGCGTGCCGAGGTGCAGACCATGTCCTGCACGCCCTATTGCGAAAGCTACTACAAGAGCGAGGCCGAAAAATCCTCCGAAACCGAGATGAGTGGCAGCAAATAG
- a CDS encoding TadE/TadG family type IV pilus assembly protein: MGKEFGSTGQRKVERVRSFRRFVRDRRGATALEFALLALPFALLVFAILESCISFAGQEVMANITDDVARQLRTGQLRPADVAGTKLTTLICGKLEIIVSTDCPQQLLVDLRQYTTFADAATASFQIQNGDVVLMQGANSQPFANTPGPAESKNMLRVFYKWPVMTDLMAKSMANLSGGRTLHFASVTWQNEPFDN, encoded by the coding sequence ATGGGCAAGGAATTCGGCTCGACAGGTCAGCGCAAGGTGGAGCGCGTCAGGTCTTTCAGGCGTTTCGTTCGCGACCGGCGAGGCGCCACGGCGCTGGAGTTCGCGCTGCTGGCATTACCGTTCGCCCTCCTCGTCTTCGCCATCCTTGAAAGCTGCATCTCCTTTGCCGGACAGGAAGTGATGGCCAACATCACCGACGATGTCGCGCGCCAGTTACGCACAGGGCAGTTGAGGCCGGCCGATGTCGCCGGGACCAAATTGACGACCCTGATCTGCGGCAAACTGGAGATCATCGTCTCCACGGATTGCCCACAACAGCTGCTGGTGGACCTGCGCCAATATACGACTTTCGCCGACGCGGCCACGGCGAGCTTCCAGATCCAAAACGGCGATGTCGTGCTGATGCAAGGCGCGAACTCGCAGCCCTTCGCAAACACGCCTGGGCCCGCGGAATCGAAGAACATGCTGCGGGTCTTCTACAAATGGCCCGTCATGACCGATCTGATGGCGAAGTCGATGGCCAATCTGAGTGGCGGCAGGACGCTGCACTTTGCGTCCGTGACCTGGCAGAACGAGCCGTTCGACAATTGA
- a CDS encoding TadE/TadG family type IV pilus assembly protein, with product MMRAGAHPGIAGLWSKAVGFCSNRRGVAAVEFALIVPILLVMYFMTMEASQAIETSKKVSRIGSMVADLITQQSTIVKADLDAIMQIGTTTIQPYNRSTPNITITAIQVTTDNPVKVLVVWSRKVAGGVNSAGAAAGTATTVPATLMVAGTFLIRVDSNLAYAPIINWQSDTKQKLGLTPSLTTTISMGETYYLRPRRSLTIPCGDC from the coding sequence ATGATGCGTGCGGGGGCACATCCGGGAATTGCGGGACTCTGGAGCAAGGCAGTCGGGTTCTGCTCCAATCGCCGTGGCGTGGCGGCGGTCGAATTCGCTCTGATCGTGCCGATCCTGCTGGTCATGTACTTCATGACAATGGAGGCTTCGCAGGCCATCGAGACCAGCAAGAAGGTCAGCCGCATCGGCAGCATGGTCGCCGATCTCATCACGCAGCAGTCGACCATCGTCAAGGCGGATCTCGATGCCATCATGCAAATCGGCACTACGACCATCCAGCCCTACAACCGCTCGACGCCAAACATCACCATCACCGCGATACAGGTCACCACCGATAACCCGGTCAAGGTTCTGGTGGTCTGGTCGCGCAAGGTGGCAGGCGGCGTCAACAGCGCCGGTGCCGCCGCGGGTACCGCGACAACGGTTCCAGCAACGCTCATGGTCGCCGGTACCTTCCTCATCCGTGTCGATAGCAATCTCGCCTATGCGCCAATTATCAACTGGCAGTCGGACACCAAGCAAAAGCTCGGATTGACCCCGTCGCTGACCACCACGATCTCGATGGGCGAGACCTACTATCTGCGCCCGCGCAGAAGCCTGACGATCCCCTGCGGCGATTGCTGA
- a CDS encoding phosphate/phosphite/phosphonate ABC transporter substrate-binding protein: MKAVLKACGALIVAHGALWSGPARADWRDDIGTFRIGVVAEPGAGNTVPGLAVLTEAFTNALGMKVEFVVARDYAALIEGQANGRIEYAIYSATAYATALKRCGCVEPLVAPVDSNGAAGIRSVLLTRDGKLPDLAAMATHRIAMPPPDSVGGSLLPLAGLAAEHVTIADDSPFLVHADSASAAEKMLFDGQADALFGWVTATVDGQSLLSDGTQARLELAGLSPSAFQVVWTSPLLRYGPHAVRSDLDPEAKRRLTVFLTNLKSTTPDVYDLLESKHSGGFATVAPKDYATAEAIVRLVSANNGQQ; this comes from the coding sequence ATGAAAGCTGTGCTGAAGGCGTGCGGCGCCCTCATAGTCGCGCATGGAGCGCTCTGGTCCGGTCCCGCACGAGCCGACTGGCGCGATGATATCGGCACTTTTCGCATTGGCGTTGTCGCCGAGCCTGGCGCTGGCAACACCGTTCCGGGGCTGGCGGTGTTGACGGAGGCCTTTACCAATGCGCTTGGCATGAAGGTGGAATTTGTCGTTGCGCGCGATTATGCGGCACTGATCGAGGGGCAGGCCAATGGCCGCATCGAATATGCCATCTATTCGGCGACCGCCTACGCCACGGCGCTGAAGCGTTGCGGATGCGTCGAGCCGCTGGTGGCTCCGGTCGATTCCAACGGTGCGGCCGGCATCCGTTCCGTCCTGTTGACCAGGGATGGTAAACTGCCGGATCTGGCGGCGATGGCGACGCACCGGATCGCGATGCCGCCGCCGGACAGCGTCGGTGGGTCGCTTTTGCCGCTGGCGGGGCTGGCCGCCGAGCATGTCACGATCGCGGATGACTCACCGTTTCTGGTCCATGCCGATTCAGCGTCGGCGGCGGAAAAAATGCTCTTCGACGGTCAGGCCGACGCTTTGTTCGGTTGGGTGACGGCCACAGTCGACGGCCAGTCATTGTTGTCTGATGGCACGCAGGCAAGGCTCGAATTGGCCGGCCTTTCGCCGTCGGCTTTCCAGGTCGTTTGGACGTCGCCTTTGCTGAGATACGGTCCCCATGCCGTACGCAGCGATCTCGACCCTGAAGCCAAGCGTCGGCTGACCGTGTTCCTCACCAACCTCAAATCGACGACGCCGGATGTCTACGATCTCCTGGAATCGAAACATTCCGGCGGCTTCGCCACCGTGGCCCCGAAGGATTATGCGACGGCTGAAGCCATCGTGCGCCTGGTGTCGGCCAATAATGGGCAGCAATAA